From Mannheimia pernigra, one genomic window encodes:
- a CDS encoding YcjX family protein, producing MFSKIHHKLNNFVQRGLDNHLRLAVTGLSRSGKTAFITSLIDQLLHINQAGNAHLHLFAPARNGQIISVKRVEQGDLTIPRFEYDKNRQSFEANPPYWPNSTTGISEIRLAIRYQRQHSLLRHIKETSTLYLDIFDYPGEWLLDLPLLSLSYKEWSQTQQAVHKDKRFELAQPWLQAVKKVDLFAKTNENLLADLSQQYTDYLLACKAEGMQYIQPGRFVLPTENSKGAPVFQFFPLLDLNQAEWEKLEQSDKNSLFHTLKKRYEHYQKKIVRPFYEDYFSTFDRQVILADCLTPLNYGYNEFMEMKLGLQQLFNHFHYGNRSLFSRLFSSNIDKLLFIASKADHITSDQIPNLESLMRQLVQEGGRHAEFNGIETGYLAISAIQATDAVKVTQNDKTLRAIRGIRSSDKKQVTLYPGTVPSRLPDKNYWQFNHFEFDQFEPKRIEFDQSIPHLRMDSVLQFLLADMFE from the coding sequence ATGTTTTCTAAAATTCATCATAAACTGAATAACTTTGTTCAACGTGGGTTGGATAATCACTTACGCCTTGCTGTTACAGGGTTAAGCCGCAGTGGTAAAACAGCATTTATTACCAGCCTGATTGATCAGCTTTTACACATTAATCAAGCGGGCAACGCCCATTTGCATTTATTCGCCCCTGCTCGCAATGGGCAAATTATTTCGGTAAAGCGGGTAGAACAGGGCGATTTAACCATTCCTCGATTTGAATATGATAAAAACCGCCAATCTTTTGAAGCTAATCCGCCTTACTGGCCAAACTCAACCACTGGCATTAGTGAAATTCGTCTTGCGATTCGCTACCAACGCCAACACTCCCTACTTCGCCATATTAAAGAAACAAGTACGCTATATCTGGATATTTTTGATTACCCTGGCGAATGGCTATTGGATTTACCACTACTCTCTCTTTCATATAAAGAGTGGTCACAAACCCAGCAAGCGGTACATAAAGATAAACGTTTCGAATTGGCTCAACCTTGGTTACAAGCGGTCAAAAAAGTCGATCTTTTTGCAAAAACAAACGAAAACTTGCTCGCAGACTTAAGCCAGCAATACACCGATTATTTACTCGCCTGTAAAGCAGAGGGAATGCAATATATTCAGCCAGGGCGATTTGTGTTGCCAACAGAAAATTCAAAAGGTGCTCCCGTTTTCCAATTTTTTCCACTGTTAGATTTAAACCAAGCAGAATGGGAAAAGCTAGAGCAAAGCGATAAAAACAGCCTGTTCCATACACTAAAAAAACGTTATGAGCATTACCAGAAAAAAATTGTGAGACCATTTTATGAAGATTATTTCTCAACATTCGACCGCCAAGTGATCCTAGCCGACTGCCTCACACCATTAAATTATGGCTATAATGAATTTATGGAAATGAAATTAGGGCTACAGCAGCTTTTCAACCATTTTCATTACGGTAATCGATCACTATTTAGCCGACTTTTCTCTTCAAATATCGACAAGCTACTATTTATTGCCTCGAAAGCTGACCATATCACAAGCGATCAAATACCAAACTTAGAAAGCCTGATGCGACAACTTGTACAAGAAGGGGGCAGACACGCCGAATTTAATGGCATTGAAACGGGTTATTTAGCCATTTCTGCAATTCAAGCAACCGATGCGGTAAAAGTCACGCAAAACGATAAGACTCTGCGAGCAATTCGAGGTATCCGCTCAAGCGATAAAAAACAAGTGACGCTCTACCCTGGCACAGTGCCAAGCCGATTGCCAGATAAAAATTATTGGCAATTTAACCATTTTGAGTTCGATCAATTTGAGCCAA
- a CDS encoding inorganic triphosphatase encodes MENKNPAEIELKIMLNKSNIPFIKNWLNSLERFELIEHKSQLLANCYYDTPEQFFASKQMGLRVRAYNHQFEMTLKTQGEIVGGLHIRPEYNLALSKNDPDFLALVKKFNLPFENAKQIADSLQVMFSTDFIREIWLYKVGESEVEVALDQGLIKNQYGKEVICELEFEIKQGNLSDLLLLVDTMPQIDGMWLSGLSKAQRGYLSGQAVKFEQKIANAMQQENSYQLEQKLADFIRIGGENRAVLARFNQCTNQQFDSWQQAKEFVKSKGYFLSNLVALKKREYAS; translated from the coding sequence ATGGAAAACAAAAATCCAGCAGAAATTGAGCTGAAAATTATGCTCAATAAATCTAACATTCCGTTCATTAAAAATTGGCTGAATAGCTTAGAACGGTTTGAGTTAATTGAGCATAAATCTCAACTATTAGCGAATTGTTATTATGATACACCTGAGCAGTTTTTTGCCTCAAAACAGATGGGGCTGAGGGTGCGTGCATACAATCATCAATTTGAAATGACGCTTAAAACACAAGGCGAAATAGTTGGTGGCTTACATATTCGCCCTGAATATAATTTAGCACTTTCAAAAAATGATCCCGATTTTCTCGCTTTAGTTAAAAAATTTAATTTGCCTTTTGAGAATGCCAAACAGATTGCCGATAGTTTACAAGTGATGTTTAGTACAGATTTCATTCGTGAAATTTGGTTATATAAAGTAGGAGAGTCTGAAGTGGAGGTGGCACTTGATCAAGGTTTGATTAAAAATCAATATGGTAAAGAAGTTATTTGTGAATTGGAGTTTGAAATTAAACAAGGTAATTTAAGTGATTTATTGCTCTTAGTGGACACTATGCCACAAATTGATGGAATGTGGCTCAGCGGTTTAAGTAAGGCTCAACGTGGCTATTTAAGTGGACAAGCGGTTAAATTTGAACAAAAAATTGCCAATGCAATGCAACAAGAAAATAGTTATCAGCTAGAACAAAAGTTGGCTGATTTTATTCGAATAGGGGGTGAAAATCGTGCTGTTCTGGCACGCTTTAATCAATGCACCAACCAGCAATTTGATTCTTGGCAGCAGGCAAAAGAATTTGTAAAAAGTAAAGGCTATTTTTTATCCAATTTGGTGGCATTGAAAAAACGAGAATATGCCTCATAA
- a CDS encoding YoaH family protein: MDNSLLSLTHEQQQAAVEDIQKLMAEGISAGEAIQIIANQLREKHKISEKMKNE; this comes from the coding sequence ATGGATAATTCACTTTTATCACTTACCCACGAGCAACAACAAGCAGCCGTGGAAGACATTCAAAAGCTGATGGCAGAAGGCATCAGTGCAGGAGAGGCAATTCAAATTATTGCTAATCAATTACGAGAAAAACACAAAATATCGGAGAAAATGAAAAATGAATAA
- the truC gene encoding tRNA pseudouridine(65) synthase TruC gives MELEILYQDDEIIAINKPAGMLVHRSWLDKHETIFAMQTLRDQIGQHVFPIHRLDRPTSGVLLFALNSEMARLMSEQFEQHQVQKRYLAIVRGYLRGKARINYPLKVVLDKIADKFSQEKAAQEAITDYEGLATAEMPFPAGKHSNARYSLVELYPRTGRKHQLRRHLKHLFHPIMGDSKYGDLHQNRALSEKSGVDRLMLHAHKLQFQHPKTLQKIEIIAPLDKQWQTLFAFFNWNFPPLN, from the coding sequence ATGGAACTTGAAATTTTATACCAAGATGATGAAATCATAGCGATCAATAAACCTGCCGGAATGCTGGTTCATCGCTCCTGGCTTGATAAGCACGAAACTATTTTTGCTATGCAAACGTTGCGAGATCAAATCGGGCAACACGTTTTCCCAATTCATCGGCTTGATCGCCCTACTTCTGGTGTTTTGCTCTTTGCATTAAATAGCGAAATGGCACGGCTTATGAGTGAGCAATTTGAACAACATCAAGTACAAAAACGTTATTTAGCGATTGTGCGTGGTTATTTGCGAGGAAAAGCACGAATAAACTATCCGCTCAAAGTGGTTTTAGATAAAATCGCCGATAAATTTTCGCAAGAAAAAGCCGCTCAAGAGGCTATTACTGATTATGAAGGCTTAGCTACTGCTGAAATGCCTTTCCCTGCGGGAAAACATTCAAATGCACGTTATAGCTTGGTAGAATTATATCCCCGAACAGGCAGAAAACACCAACTTCGCCGCCATTTAAAGCATCTTTTTCATCCTATTATGGGCGACAGTAAATATGGTGATCTCCATCAAAACCGTGCGTTGAGCGAAAAATCAGGTGTAGATCGTTTAATGCTACACGCCCATAAGTTACAATTTCAGCACCCAAAAACTTTGCAAAAAATTGAAATAATTGCACCGCTTGATAAGCAATGGCAAACCCTCTTCGCATTTTTTAACTGGAACTTCCCACCCTTAAACTAA
- a CDS encoding YqcC family protein: MNAKVKQHLSDLEIALHIHQLWEATPPSQEALANQQPFCLDTLTPTQWLQWIFIPRMRAILEANANLPRNFAITPYLEEALKNEDYLPTISAPILKLEQLLKD, from the coding sequence ATAAACGCAAAAGTTAAACAACATTTATCTGACTTAGAAATCGCTCTTCATATTCATCAGCTTTGGGAAGCCACCCCCCCAAGCCAAGAAGCCTTAGCCAATCAACAACCATTTTGCCTAGACACGTTAACCCCCACGCAATGGTTACAATGGATCTTTATTCCAAGAATGCGAGCAATTTTAGAAGCTAATGCAAATTTGCCTCGCAATTTTGCCATTACGCCTTATTTGGAAGAGGCATTGAAGAATGAAGACTATCTTCCCACCATTTCAGCACCGATATTAAAATTAGAGCAATTATTAAAAGATTAA
- the trpCF gene encoding bifunctional indole-3-glycerol-phosphate synthase TrpC/phosphoribosylanthranilate isomerase TrpF: MQDSDSTHQPTILQKIVQDKAIWVKQKEHDFPLREFQHKIVKSERDFYAELAKGTHQEPAYILECKKASPSKGLIRAEFDLNHIASVYKKYASVISVLTDEQYFQGDFRYIDQVKQQTTQPILCKDFMISPYQVYLARFYNADAILLMLSVVDDETYRELSTLAHELGMGVLTETSTESEFKRALALKAKVIGVNNRDLHTLKIDMSRIVRLVEKYQDHIPADVCLISESGINDHHQIKRIKPYVHSFLIGSSLMGNRDLDNAVRAVMFGENKVCGLTRVQDVKAVYEQGALYGGLIFAEGSPRQLSLRQAQELVVNAPLCYVGVFQDQAVEFVEKIAKQLKLCAVQLHGSEDEKYIAELAEKLGDKTQIWKALSVDLDAEHIEFTDNPKITRYVLDSKVANQQGGTGITFNWSLIPAALKQKALLAGGINAENIEEALLQGCLGVDLNSGVESAKGVKDFAKLTACFTKIIHA; encoded by the coding sequence ATGCAAGATTCAGATTCAACTCATCAGCCAACTATTTTACAAAAAATCGTACAAGATAAAGCGATTTGGGTGAAGCAAAAAGAGCACGATTTTCCACTAAGAGAGTTTCAGCATAAAATTGTGAAAAGTGAGCGTGATTTTTATGCTGAATTAGCTAAAGGTACGCATCAAGAACCAGCTTATATTTTAGAATGCAAAAAAGCATCTCCATCAAAAGGGTTGATTCGAGCTGAGTTTGATTTAAATCACATTGCATCAGTTTATAAAAAGTATGCGAGCGTGATTTCAGTTTTGACCGATGAGCAATATTTTCAAGGCGATTTTCGCTATATCGACCAAGTAAAACAGCAAACTACACAACCAATTTTGTGCAAAGATTTTATGATTTCGCCTTATCAGGTTTATCTCGCTCGTTTTTATAATGCCGATGCGATTTTGCTGATGCTCTCGGTTGTTGATGATGAAACTTACCGTGAACTTTCTACGTTAGCTCACGAGTTAGGAATGGGCGTTTTAACCGAGACCAGTACAGAATCGGAATTTAAACGTGCGTTAGCCTTGAAAGCGAAAGTGATTGGCGTGAATAACCGTGATTTACACACGCTGAAGATTGATATGAGCCGAATTGTTCGCTTGGTAGAAAAATATCAAGATCACATTCCTGCCGATGTGTGTTTGATTTCAGAGTCGGGCATTAATGATCATCATCAGATAAAACGCATTAAGCCTTATGTGCATTCCTTTTTAATTGGCAGTAGTTTAATGGGAAATCGTGATCTGGATAATGCCGTGCGTGCGGTTATGTTCGGGGAAAATAAAGTGTGCGGTTTAACCCGAGTACAAGACGTAAAGGCGGTTTATGAGCAAGGTGCATTATACGGTGGCTTAATTTTTGCAGAAGGTTCTCCTCGCCAGCTTTCATTACGACAAGCACAAGAATTGGTGGTAAATGCTCCTTTGTGTTATGTAGGCGTTTTCCAAGATCAAGCGGTAGAATTTGTAGAAAAAATTGCAAAACAGCTTAAATTATGTGCAGTGCAGTTACACGGTTCAGAAGATGAGAAATATATCGCCGAATTGGCTGAAAAATTGGGCGATAAAACGCAAATTTGGAAAGCATTATCGGTAGATCTTGACGCTGAACACATTGAATTTACCGATAATCCAAAAATTACTCGCTATGTATTAGATAGTAAAGTCGCAAATCAACAAGGTGGCACGGGTATCACATTTAATTGGTCATTAATTCCAGCTGCATTAAAACAGAAAGCGTTATTAGCTGGTGGAATTAATGCAGAGAATATTGAAGAGGCTTTGCTCCAAGGCTGCTTAGGCGTAGATTTAAATTCAGGTGTTGAAAGTGCTAAAGGTGTAAAAGATTTTGCAAAATTAACCGCTTGTTTTACGAAAATTATTCATGCGTAG
- the mnmC gene encoding bifunctional tRNA (5-methylaminomethyl-2-thiouridine)(34)-methyltransferase MnmD/FAD-dependent 5-carboxymethylaminomethyl-2-thiouridine(34) oxidoreductase MnmC: MSKLTFASLSFNAANTPVSEQFDDIYFSTQDGLAESQYVFQEGNQLWEKWQLHLSEAFVIAETGFGTGLNFLAVADKFQQFRAAFPENQLKRLYFISFEKFPLTSTQLDEVHKHYSQFAILSEKLTACWQPRQSGCQRYHFDNIYLDVWFGDIAENLPQLGDLYNSSVDAWFLDGFSPDKNPEMWNEQLYNQMFRLSSQGGSFATFTASSAVRKGLQAAGFEVKKRKGFGKKREMLFGEKPLDSTIYAPNYPYFYAKNEKVDDVAIIGGGVASLFVALSLLEKGKQVTLYCKDENVAMNASGNLQGAIYPQLSDDDERNVRFYVHSFDYALQRLAQLKSQIEFEYNANGVALYAYDHKTAKKLEKMAEQTEDETLFALCSATELSEKLGLKVPNGGAFIPQGGWLSPVQLVRNGFAWLEDKGLNIVLSHKVEALHFSQGKWQWQMNGKTFQHQAVVFANGHTLNEFSQANGIPLYPVRGQVSQIPTTAELQKLKCVVCYDGYLTPKSTSGTHCLGASHIRDNAEMDFSVAEHGENLAKLQQNVTACSWTDGVDLSENRAKVGVRAALRDRVPMVGAMHHFEQQKIQYANLYNQLRRKQAVETADIFANLYMVNGLASRGLTTAPLLGELLASLIANEPVPISEDIWHNLSPNRTWMRKLLKGSAVE; encoded by the coding sequence ATGTCTAAACTCACTTTTGCCTCGCTTTCATTTAATGCGGCAAATACGCCTGTTTCTGAGCAATTTGATGATATTTATTTTTCCACCCAAGATGGCCTAGCAGAAAGTCAGTATGTGTTCCAAGAAGGAAATCAACTTTGGGAAAAATGGCAATTACATTTAAGTGAGGCTTTTGTGATTGCTGAAACGGGTTTTGGGACAGGCTTAAATTTTTTAGCCGTTGCTGATAAGTTTCAGCAATTTCGAGCGGCTTTTCCAGAAAATCAACTTAAGCGCCTTTACTTTATTTCGTTCGAAAAGTTTCCTTTAACTTCAACGCAATTAGATGAGGTTCATAAACATTATTCGCAATTTGCCATATTATCTGAAAAATTAACCGCTTGTTGGCAGCCCCGCCAGAGCGGTTGTCAGCGTTACCATTTTGACAATATCTATTTAGATGTATGGTTTGGCGATATTGCAGAAAATTTACCACAGTTGGGCGATTTATATAATTCTAGTGTTGATGCTTGGTTTTTAGATGGATTCTCACCAGATAAAAATCCTGAAATGTGGAATGAGCAGCTTTACAATCAAATGTTTCGCTTAAGTTCTCAGGGCGGTAGCTTTGCGACTTTTACGGCTTCAAGTGCAGTGAGAAAAGGATTACAAGCGGCTGGTTTTGAGGTGAAAAAACGCAAAGGTTTTGGCAAAAAACGTGAAATGTTATTTGGCGAAAAACCGCTTGATAGCACAATTTACGCCCCCAATTACCCCTATTTTTATGCAAAAAATGAAAAAGTAGATGATGTGGCAATTATCGGTGGCGGGGTAGCAAGTTTATTTGTTGCGTTATCGCTCTTAGAAAAAGGCAAACAAGTGACGCTTTATTGTAAAGATGAAAATGTTGCAATGAATGCTTCTGGCAATTTACAAGGTGCGATTTATCCACAGCTGAGCGATGATGATGAGCGTAATGTCAGGTTTTATGTCCATAGTTTTGATTATGCGTTGCAGCGATTGGCACAATTAAAAAGTCAAATTGAGTTTGAATATAATGCAAATGGCGTAGCACTTTACGCCTATGATCATAAAACAGCGAAAAAATTGGAGAAAATGGCAGAGCAGACAGAGGATGAAACTCTGTTTGCACTTTGCTCAGCCACAGAATTAAGCGAGAAATTAGGTTTAAAAGTACCAAATGGAGGTGCTTTTATTCCACAAGGTGGTTGGCTCTCACCAGTGCAACTTGTGAGAAATGGTTTTGCTTGGCTTGAAGATAAAGGCTTGAATATTGTACTTAGCCATAAAGTGGAAGCGTTACATTTTTCTCAAGGAAAGTGGCAATGGCAGATGAATGGAAAAACATTTCAACATCAAGCCGTTGTATTTGCCAATGGTCATACGCTCAATGAATTTAGCCAAGCCAATGGTATTCCGCTCTATCCTGTTCGAGGACAGGTAAGCCAAATTCCAACCACAGCGGAGCTGCAAAAACTAAAATGTGTGGTTTGCTATGATGGTTATTTAACGCCAAAATCGACATCAGGCACCCATTGTCTTGGGGCAAGCCATATTCGTGATAATGCGGAAATGGATTTCAGTGTAGCCGAACATGGTGAAAATCTTGCAAAACTTCAGCAAAATGTAACCGCTTGTAGCTGGACGGATGGGGTTGATTTATCTGAAAACAGGGCGAAAGTTGGCGTTCGAGCAGCCCTTAGAGACAGAGTGCCGATGGTGGGGGCAATGCATCATTTTGAGCAACAAAAAATACAATACGCTAACTTGTATAACCAATTAAGGCGAAAGCAAGCGGTTGAAACTGCGGATATTTTTGCAAATTTATATATGGTTAATGGCTTGGCTTCTCGTGGCTTAACTACAGCCCCGTTATTAGGAGAACTGTTAGCAAGCCTAATTGCGAATGAGCCAGTACCCATCAGTGAAGATATTTGGCATAATTTAAGTCCAAATCGAACTTGGATGAGAAAATTATTGAAAGGTTCAGCGGTGGAATAA
- the lpxA gene encoding acyl-ACP--UDP-N-acetylglucosamine O-acyltransferase → MRLIDSTAKINSLAIIEDGAQIGAHVEIGPFTVIGKDVKIGARTKIHSHVVINGLTEIGEDNHIFQFASIGEINQDLKYQGEPTKVMIGNRNRIRESVTIHRGTVQGGGVTKIGDDNLLMINTHIAHDCSIGNRCIIANNGTLAGHVTLDDFVIVGGMSAIHQFVVIGSHAMLGGGSMVSQDVPPYVMAQGNHARPFGINLEGLKRRGFDKATLHAIRKVYKLIYSSGKTLEEGLVEIEQIAENEPAIAIFKEFFKRSTRGIIR, encoded by the coding sequence ATGCGTCTAATTGACTCAACGGCTAAGATTAACTCACTTGCTATTATTGAAGATGGGGCACAAATTGGTGCTCATGTTGAAATTGGCCCTTTTACGGTGATTGGTAAAGATGTAAAAATCGGTGCCAGAACCAAAATTCACTCTCACGTTGTTATAAATGGTCTAACTGAGATTGGAGAAGACAACCATATTTTCCAATTCGCGAGCATTGGGGAAATCAATCAAGATTTAAAATATCAAGGTGAGCCAACAAAAGTGATGATAGGCAACCGTAATCGTATTCGTGAGAGTGTCACGATCCACCGTGGTACGGTGCAAGGGGGTGGGGTAACTAAGATTGGAGATGACAACTTATTGATGATCAACACCCACATTGCTCACGACTGTTCTATTGGCAATCGTTGTATTATTGCCAATAATGGCACCCTTGCAGGACACGTTACGTTAGATGATTTCGTCATCGTAGGCGGTATGTCTGCTATTCATCAGTTTGTGGTAATCGGCTCACATGCTATGTTAGGCGGAGGTTCAATGGTTAGCCAAGACGTCCCACCTTATGTGATGGCACAAGGTAATCACGCTCGTCCATTTGGTATTAATCTTGAAGGTTTGAAACGCCGAGGTTTCGATAAAGCAACGTTACACGCAATTCGCAAAGTGTATAAGCTGATTTATTCTAGCGGTAAAACATTAGAAGAAGGCTTAGTAGAAATTGAACAAATTGCAGAAAATGAGCCTGCTATTGCTATTTTCAAAGAGTTCTTCAAACGTTCAACACGTGGTATTATTCGCTAA
- the fabZ gene encoding 3-hydroxyacyl-ACP dehydratase FabZ — protein sequence MTETTTKNRESKIIEVTEIMGMLPHRYPFLLVDRVTDYEAGKWLKAIKNVTFNEPCFTGHFPNAPIFPGVLILEAMAQATGVLAVATYGKLSEDELYYFAAIDNARFKRPVVPGDQLELEVAFLKEVRGITKFTGKAYVDGKLVCEADLMCARRK from the coding sequence GTGACAGAAACTACAACTAAAAATCGTGAGTCAAAAATTATTGAAGTTACCGAAATTATGGGTATGCTACCACATAGATACCCTTTTCTTTTAGTTGATCGTGTAACTGATTACGAAGCAGGCAAATGGTTAAAAGCAATTAAAAATGTAACCTTTAACGAGCCTTGTTTTACTGGACATTTCCCGAATGCACCGATTTTTCCAGGCGTATTAATTCTTGAAGCAATGGCTCAAGCAACAGGCGTATTAGCAGTTGCGACCTATGGTAAATTAAGTGAAGATGAGCTTTATTATTTTGCAGCAATTGATAATGCTCGTTTCAAACGCCCTGTAGTGCCTGGCGATCAACTTGAACTTGAAGTGGCGTTTTTAAAAGAAGTGCGTGGTATTACTAAATTCACTGGTAAAGCATACGTTGATGGCAAATTAGTGTGTGAAGCAGACTTAATGTGTGCTCGCCGTAAATAA
- the lpxD gene encoding UDP-3-O-(3-hydroxymyristoyl)glucosamine N-acyltransferase, translating to MGNFRLIDLAEHIGGTLRGNADLAIQSIAALNKANSAQITFISNAKYRENLTACNAGAIIVSPADVEFCREDQNIIIVANPYVAYALIAQYMDSSPKAATDIHPSAVISSQAKLGNNVSVGANAVIESGVELGDGAIIGAGCFVGKNSKIGARTQLWANVSVYHNVQIGSDCLIQSSAVIGSDGFGYANDKGQWIKIPQTGGVIIGNRVEIGSCTCIDRGALDPTVIEDNVIIDNLCQIAHNVHIGFGTAVAGGVIMAGSLKIGRFCQIGGASVINGHMEICDGAIITGMGMVMRPITEKGIYSSGIPLQTNKEWRKTAALVMNIDEMNKRLKSLEKRFND from the coding sequence ATGGGAAATTTCCGTTTAATTGATTTGGCGGAGCATATCGGCGGTACCCTTAGGGGTAACGCCGATTTGGCTATTCAAAGTATAGCCGCTTTAAATAAAGCAAATAGTGCTCAAATTACCTTTATCTCAAATGCAAAATATCGGGAAAATTTAACCGCTTGCAATGCAGGTGCAATCATTGTTAGCCCAGCAGATGTTGAGTTTTGTCGTGAAGATCAAAATATAATTATTGTCGCTAACCCTTATGTCGCCTACGCATTAATTGCACAATATATGGATTCCTCCCCCAAAGCAGCTACAGATATTCACCCAAGTGCTGTGATCTCATCTCAAGCAAAATTAGGCAATAATGTTTCTGTTGGAGCAAACGCTGTCATTGAAAGCGGTGTAGAATTAGGCGATGGTGCTATAATAGGTGCAGGCTGCTTTGTAGGTAAAAATAGTAAAATTGGAGCAAGAACCCAGCTTTGGGCAAATGTTTCGGTTTATCATAACGTTCAAATCGGCTCTGATTGTCTCATTCAATCATCTGCTGTTATTGGTAGTGATGGCTTTGGCTATGCTAACGATAAAGGTCAGTGGATCAAAATCCCACAAACTGGCGGGGTAATTATTGGTAATCGTGTTGAAATTGGCTCTTGCACTTGTATTGATAGAGGTGCGTTAGATCCAACGGTCATTGAAGATAATGTGATTATTGATAACCTTTGCCAAATCGCACATAATGTTCATATTGGCTTTGGCACCGCCGTTGCAGGTGGTGTCATTATGGCTGGTAGCCTAAAAATCGGTCGCTTTTGCCAGATTGGTGGGGCTAGCGTTATCAACGGTCATATGGAAATCTGCGACGGTGCAATTATTACTGGTATGGGAATGGTGATGAGGCCGATTACAGAAAAAGGTATTTATTCATCAGGTATTCCGCTACAAACCAATAAAGAGTGGCGTAAAACTGCCGCATTAGTGATGAATATTGATGAAATGAATAAACGTTTAAAATCACTTGAAAAACGTTTTAACGATTAA
- a CDS encoding OmpH family outer membrane protein: protein MKKLFKTTSLTIALASATGMATAADTIGFVDPTYVLQNHPVLLDATVKFNKFIKESQSKFAEDDKKLAEENKELTAERDKINADAQKLQNEQKAVEESIKKKVAALEKEAPRLRSKDIQTRQNAIQKEADAFQKKVEAIQKREAEFAKKAEAFQKRADEFQKKIEQANKENGGINPQEAQKQAIDEVNATIKDIAKSKGYTLVLQPQIALYAEDESKDITEAVLEAIVKKHPDIKIEKPAETKTEATKQEKVKK, encoded by the coding sequence ATGAAAAAATTATTTAAAACAACAAGTTTAACAATTGCTTTAGCAAGTGCAACTGGTATGGCTACTGCCGCTGATACAATCGGTTTTGTTGATCCGACTTATGTGTTACAAAACCACCCTGTATTATTAGATGCCACGGTAAAATTCAATAAATTTATAAAAGAAAGCCAATCAAAATTTGCAGAAGATGATAAAAAATTAGCTGAAGAAAATAAAGAATTAACTGCTGAACGTGACAAAATTAACGCTGATGCACAAAAATTACAAAATGAGCAAAAAGCCGTAGAAGAATCTATTAAAAAGAAAGTGGCGGCATTAGAAAAAGAAGCGCCTCGCTTACGCTCAAAAGATATTCAAACTCGTCAAAATGCAATCCAAAAAGAAGCAGATGCTTTCCAAAAGAAAGTAGAAGCGATTCAAAAACGTGAAGCGGAATTTGCAAAAAAAGCAGAAGCGTTCCAAAAACGAGCAGATGAGTTCCAGAAAAAAATTGAGCAAGCAAATAAAGAAAATGGCGGTATTAACCCACAAGAAGCACAAAAACAAGCTATTGATGAAGTTAATGCCACGATTAAAGATATTGCAAAATCTAAAGGCTATACTTTAGTGCTTCAACCACAAATCGCTCTTTATGCTGAGGATGAAAGCAAAGACATCACTGAGGCGGTACTTGAAGCTATTGTGAAAAAACACCCTGATATCAAAATAGAAAAACCAGCAGAAACTAAAACTGAAGCAACGAAGCAAGAAAAAGTGAAAAAATAA